In one window of Acidovorax sp. HDW3 DNA:
- a CDS encoding SirB1 family protein, with product MAWSYAIPSALEYFAALVHSDEQLPLLEAVACLGQDEYPDLDVQQVLADVDQLQLRLRRRLPADAAALQRLQLLNHFFYAELGFGGNSNDYYDPDNSYLHAVLHTRRGIPVSLAVLWQELAQAIELPVRGVAFPGHFLVKVLLPQGQVLLDPLTGQSLSRQALLDQIEPFLRRHGWQGEQEALPLELYLQPASQREILARMLRNLKEIHQAQRDDARLLAVLDRLIVLQPQAWDEWRDRGLVHAECGHYPQAVADLENYLAHVPQGPEVQALVQRLGALKAP from the coding sequence ATGGCCTGGAGTTATGCAATCCCTTCCGCGCTGGAATATTTTGCGGCGCTGGTGCACAGCGATGAGCAGCTGCCGCTGCTCGAAGCCGTGGCCTGCCTGGGGCAGGACGAATACCCCGATCTCGATGTGCAGCAAGTGCTTGCAGATGTCGATCAGCTGCAGCTGCGCTTGCGCCGGCGCCTGCCGGCCGATGCCGCTGCCCTGCAGCGCCTGCAGCTGCTGAACCATTTTTTCTACGCCGAGCTGGGCTTTGGCGGTAACAGCAACGACTACTACGACCCCGACAACAGCTACCTGCACGCCGTGCTGCACACGCGCCGGGGTATTCCGGTGTCGCTGGCGGTGCTGTGGCAGGAGTTGGCGCAGGCCATCGAGCTGCCGGTGCGGGGCGTGGCCTTCCCGGGGCATTTTCTCGTCAAGGTGCTGCTGCCGCAGGGGCAGGTGTTGCTCGATCCGCTGACTGGGCAATCGCTCTCGCGCCAGGCTTTGCTCGATCAGATCGAGCCGTTTTTACGTCGCCACGGCTGGCAGGGAGAGCAAGAAGCGCTGCCGCTGGAGCTGTACCTGCAGCCGGCCAGCCAGCGCGAGATTCTGGCGCGCATGTTGCGCAACCTGAAAGAAATCCATCAGGCGCAGCGCGACGATGCGCGCTTGCTGGCGGTGCTCGATCGGCTCATCGTGCTCCAGCCCCAAGCCTGGGACGAGTGGCGCGACCGGGGGCTGGTGCACGCCGAATGTGGTCACTATCCGCAGGCCGTGGCCGATCTGGAAAACTACCTCGCCCATGTGCCGCAGGGGCCCGAGGTGCAGGCGCTGGTGCAGCGCCTGGGTGCGCTCAAGGCGCCTTGA
- a CDS encoding universal stress protein, translated as MTILVAYVARPEGQAALDKAIEVATRRSERLIVVNAAPGGSQDDTIVNGYEVERVEERLTHLPIQAEFKQFVRGNSTLDEILNLIEAEHITLLVIGLRKRTAVGKLLLGSMAQEILMSAPCPVLSVKAP; from the coding sequence ATGACCATTCTCGTCGCCTATGTGGCCCGCCCAGAAGGCCAGGCCGCGCTGGACAAAGCCATTGAAGTTGCCACCCGCCGCAGCGAGCGGCTGATCGTTGTCAACGCCGCCCCCGGCGGCAGCCAGGATGACACCATCGTCAACGGCTACGAGGTCGAGCGCGTCGAAGAGCGCCTGACCCACCTGCCCATCCAGGCCGAATTCAAACAATTTGTGCGCGGCAACAGCACGCTCGACGAAATCCTGAACCTGATTGAGGCCGAGCACATCACGTTGCTGGTCATCGGCCTGCGCAAGCGCACCGCCGTCGGCAAGCTGCTACTGGGCAGTATGGCGCAAGAAATTCTGATGAGCGCACCCTGCCCGGTGCTGTCCGTCAAGGCGCCTTGA